Proteins from a genomic interval of Corvus moneduloides isolate bCorMon1 chromosome 6, bCorMon1.pri, whole genome shotgun sequence:
- the PDHX gene encoding pyruvate dehydrogenase protein X component, mitochondrial isoform X1, whose product MAASLWLSGGGERVLRLLRVGRSALGVGLSLPARAGWRHLHGTRELFGTPGIKVLMPALSPTMEEGNIVKWLKKEGDTVNVGDALCEIETDKAVVTMESSDDGILAKILVEEGSKNVRLGSIIGLLVEEGQDWKQVEMPADAGDPSSVAPPAPAGASPPAGPAVSAPPKLQHQPGKLQVRLSPAARNILETHGLDPSNVTPTGPRGIFTKEDALKLLQQKQKGKPSELKPVVSPPPAAVPSPSLATAVTSPYPRPAIPAVSTPGQPAALGTFTEIPASNIRRVIAKRLTESKTTIPHAYAAADCAIDAVLKLRKELAKDDIKVSVNDFIIKATAVTLKQMPDVNVTWDGEACRRLQSIDISIAVATDRGLITPIIKDVAAKGIKEIAASAKALAKKARDGKLLPEEYQGGSFSISNLGMFGISDFTAVINPPQACILAVGRARPELKIVEDEEGNEKLEQHQLMTVTLSSDGRVVDDELASKFLETLKANIENPIRLALN is encoded by the exons GTACACCTGGTATTAAAGTTCTTATGCCTGCTCTTTCTCCAACAATGGAAGAAGGAAACATTGTGAAATGGTTAAAAAAGGAAG GTGACACAGTGAATGTTGGAGATGCGTTGTGTGAAATTGAAACGGACAAAGCAGTGGTTACCATGGAATCAAGTGATGATGGCATATTGGCTAAAATACTG GTGGaagaaggaagcaaaaatgTTCGATTGGGCTCAATAATTGGTCTGCTGGTAGAGGAAGGACAGGACTGGAAACAGGTTGAAATGCCAGCTGATGCTGGTGATCCATCTTCTGTGGCTCCACCAGCACCTGCAGGTGCCTCACCTCCTGCAGGTCCTGCAGTTTCAGCCCCTCCTAAACTGCAACATCAGCCTGGGAAATTGCA GGTTCGCTTAAGCCCTGCAGCTCGCAACATTCTGGAGACACATGGACTAGATCCAAGCAATGTTACACCTACTGGGCCTCGAGGAATCTTCACTAAAGA GGATGCTCTCAAACTTCTGcaacagaagcagaaaggtAAACCCAGTGAATTGAAACCTGTGGTTTCTCCACCTCCTGCTGCGGTGCCTTCTCCTTCACTAGCAACAGCCGTGACTTCTCCATATCCAAGGCCAGCAATTCCAGCAGTTTCCACTCCAGGACAACCTGCTGCCCTG GGCACATTCACAGAAATCCCAGCTAGCAACATCCGAAGAGTTATTGCCAAGAGATTAACGGAGTCTAAAACTACCATACCTCATGCATATGCTGCTGCTGACTGTGCCATTGATGCTGTTTTGAAATTGAGGAAAGAATTGGCCAAAG aTGACATTAAAGTATCTGTAAATGATTTTATTATCAAGGCAACAGCAGTTACTCTGAAG CAAATGCCAGATGTGAATGTAACGTGGGATGGGGAAGCCTGCAGGCGGCTGCAGTCCATTGACATCTCCATTGCCGTGGCAACGGACCGAGGGCTCATTACGCCAATTATAAAAGATGTTGCGGCCAAGGGAATAAAGGAAATTGCTGCCTCTGCAAAG gctCTAGCAAAGAAGGCTAGAGATGGAAAACTGTTACCAGAAGAGTACCAGGGAGGATCTTTCAG TATCTCCAATCTGGGCATGTTTGGCATCAGTGATTTCACAGCAGTCATAAACCCTCCTCAGGCCTGCATCCTCGCTGTGGGCCGAGCAAGACCAGAGCTCAAGATTGTGGAAGATgaagaagggaatgagaaaCTTGAACAGCATCAACTCATGACAGTGACTCTTTCAAGCGATGGTCGAGTGGTGGATGATGAACTGGCTTCAAAGTTTCTGGAGACCTTGAAAGCCAATATAGAGAATCCAATACGACTGGCCTTAAATTAA
- the PDHX gene encoding pyruvate dehydrogenase protein X component, mitochondrial isoform X2, translated as MPALSPTMEEGNIVKWLKKEGDTVNVGDALCEIETDKAVVTMESSDDGILAKILVEEGSKNVRLGSIIGLLVEEGQDWKQVEMPADAGDPSSVAPPAPAGASPPAGPAVSAPPKLQHQPGKLQVRLSPAARNILETHGLDPSNVTPTGPRGIFTKEDALKLLQQKQKGKPSELKPVVSPPPAAVPSPSLATAVTSPYPRPAIPAVSTPGQPAALGTFTEIPASNIRRVIAKRLTESKTTIPHAYAAADCAIDAVLKLRKELAKDDIKVSVNDFIIKATAVTLKQMPDVNVTWDGEACRRLQSIDISIAVATDRGLITPIIKDVAAKGIKEIAASAKALAKKARDGKLLPEEYQGGSFSISNLGMFGISDFTAVINPPQACILAVGRARPELKIVEDEEGNEKLEQHQLMTVTLSSDGRVVDDELASKFLETLKANIENPIRLALN; from the exons ATGCCTGCTCTTTCTCCAACAATGGAAGAAGGAAACATTGTGAAATGGTTAAAAAAGGAAG GTGACACAGTGAATGTTGGAGATGCGTTGTGTGAAATTGAAACGGACAAAGCAGTGGTTACCATGGAATCAAGTGATGATGGCATATTGGCTAAAATACTG GTGGaagaaggaagcaaaaatgTTCGATTGGGCTCAATAATTGGTCTGCTGGTAGAGGAAGGACAGGACTGGAAACAGGTTGAAATGCCAGCTGATGCTGGTGATCCATCTTCTGTGGCTCCACCAGCACCTGCAGGTGCCTCACCTCCTGCAGGTCCTGCAGTTTCAGCCCCTCCTAAACTGCAACATCAGCCTGGGAAATTGCA GGTTCGCTTAAGCCCTGCAGCTCGCAACATTCTGGAGACACATGGACTAGATCCAAGCAATGTTACACCTACTGGGCCTCGAGGAATCTTCACTAAAGA GGATGCTCTCAAACTTCTGcaacagaagcagaaaggtAAACCCAGTGAATTGAAACCTGTGGTTTCTCCACCTCCTGCTGCGGTGCCTTCTCCTTCACTAGCAACAGCCGTGACTTCTCCATATCCAAGGCCAGCAATTCCAGCAGTTTCCACTCCAGGACAACCTGCTGCCCTG GGCACATTCACAGAAATCCCAGCTAGCAACATCCGAAGAGTTATTGCCAAGAGATTAACGGAGTCTAAAACTACCATACCTCATGCATATGCTGCTGCTGACTGTGCCATTGATGCTGTTTTGAAATTGAGGAAAGAATTGGCCAAAG aTGACATTAAAGTATCTGTAAATGATTTTATTATCAAGGCAACAGCAGTTACTCTGAAG CAAATGCCAGATGTGAATGTAACGTGGGATGGGGAAGCCTGCAGGCGGCTGCAGTCCATTGACATCTCCATTGCCGTGGCAACGGACCGAGGGCTCATTACGCCAATTATAAAAGATGTTGCGGCCAAGGGAATAAAGGAAATTGCTGCCTCTGCAAAG gctCTAGCAAAGAAGGCTAGAGATGGAAAACTGTTACCAGAAGAGTACCAGGGAGGATCTTTCAG TATCTCCAATCTGGGCATGTTTGGCATCAGTGATTTCACAGCAGTCATAAACCCTCCTCAGGCCTGCATCCTCGCTGTGGGCCGAGCAAGACCAGAGCTCAAGATTGTGGAAGATgaagaagggaatgagaaaCTTGAACAGCATCAACTCATGACAGTGACTCTTTCAAGCGATGGTCGAGTGGTGGATGATGAACTGGCTTCAAAGTTTCTGGAGACCTTGAAAGCCAATATAGAGAATCCAATACGACTGGCCTTAAATTAA